One Burkholderia sp. 9120 genomic window, GCTTTCACATTCATATCGCCCGCATGGACGTCGTGCCCGATGCCGATGGCGTTTTGCTCGACGCGCTGCAAGCGGGGCCGGCGTATCCGTGGCTTACGCCGGCTGCTTTGCATGAGCATCTCGCCGCGCTGGCTCGCGACACGCCGGCGTTGGCGTTTGTCGAAGCCTTCAGCCGGCCGGCGATTGCACCGAAGCACGATTAATAAGCAAAAATCCCTGCCTCACGTTGCCGTGAGGCAGGGATTTTTCTTTACGCAACGACCGCCGCGAGCGCTCGATATTCGTGGAGTGGGTTACTTCACCGCGCTGACCATGTAATCGACTGCAGCCTTCACGTCCGCGTCCGAGGCGTTCGATCCGCCCTTCGGCGGCATCGCACCCTTGCCATGCAGCGCGTAGTTATAGACCGTGTCGATCGGATCTTTCAGGCGCGGCGCCCAGGCGTCCTTGTCGCCGAATTTCGGTGCGTTCAGCACGCCGGCCGCGTGGCAGGCCTGGCAGACCTGCGTGTACAAGGCTTTGCCCGCTTGCGACGCATCCGCGCTTTGGGCGCCGGCTGCCGGCGCGGCGGCTTGCGGCACGCTCGCCATGGCGGCCATGGCCGCGGCGGCTTGGGCCGCGCCTACGTCGGAAGCGCCGGCCGGCGCGGCTGCTGCCGCTGCGCCAGAAGCCGCTGCCGGCGCACCCGCTGCCGGTTGTGCCGGTTCCGGGAAGCTCGCGCCGGAATTGTTCGCCATATAGACCACGGCGCGGGCAATTTCGAAGTCGCTGTAGTCGTCGGGGCTAGTGCCGCCGCGCGGCGGCATCGCGCCTTTACCGGCGAGCGCCGTGTGCCACAGCGTGTCGAAGCCCTGTGAAATGCGCGGAGCCCAGTCGGCGGTATTGGTGAATTTCGGCGCGCCTGCCGCACCCGACGCGTGACATGCGGAGCAAACAGCTTTGTAGACTTCTTCGCCCGTCTTGTAGACGCGCGGTGCATTGGCGTCGCGAATGTCGACCTGCGCGAACGGCTTGATGCGGGCGGTGACTTCGGCTTCGGAGAGAGAGTCGGTGCCGGCGCCGGTGCGTGTCGAATTATCGACGTACGCGACCAGCAGAACGATGATGACGATCGGAACAGCAAAGCTGGCGATAATCGCGGCAATGAGCTGTCCTGGGGTTTTGATCGGGGCTCCGTGTGGTGCTTCGCTCATGCTTGTCTCGTCTCCGTGGGTATGTGAGCGGTACAGCGTGACGGCAACTTCTTGTTCTATATCAGCCACGGACGATTATAGACGCAAGCTTTCGACGACGGCGAGGGGCGCGGCGCGGTGTTCAGCAGGCGTTTACCCGCATCGGCGAGGGCGGGCCGAGGGCGGCCGACGGGGCTATCGAGGCCGTCCGGTGGACGCTTGGGCCGAAACCGGGTATTCTCTCGGTCTCGCTTTGGCGTCGCTTCCGCTCTGGTTGCCGCGCTTTTGTGTTGAAGCGCCCGTAGCTCAATGGATAGAGTACTGCCCTCCGAAGGCAGGGGTTGCTGGTTCGATCCCAGCCGGGCGCACCAATCCTGACAAGGGTTTCAGCGGGTTCTCCGCTCAGTGGTTTCCCTCCAGTACAGTGAAAATACAGTCAGACCTGTCAGCCGGCCACGGCTTGCAGGTCCACGACCTGCGTGTGCGGCTGCACCCAGCGCGCCAGGTGATCGGCGGACAGGTGCGCGTACCGCTGCACCATTTCCAGCGTTTCCCAGCCTCCCAGCTCCTTCAGCACCTGTAACGGCGTGCCGCGCTGCACATGCCAGCTCGCCCACGTATGGCGCAGATCGTGCCAGCGGAAATCGCGGATGCCGGCGCGTTTGCACGCTTCCCGCCATGCCGCGGTCACCGTCTGGTAGACGGGCTTGCCGTGGTAGACGAACACGCTTTCGACGCATTCCGGCTTGCGCTTCTTCGCGCGCTGGCGGCGCAGCACCGCGATCGCCGTGTCCGACAGCGGCACCGTGATCGCCTTGCGGGCCTTGGCCTGGTCCGGGTGAATCCACGCGACCCGCCGCACCAGATCGACCTGTGACCATTGCAGCCCCGTCACGTTCGAGCGGCGCAGTCCGGTTTCAAGACTGAACTGCGCCATGTCGGCCAGGTGCACCGGCAGCTCGGCCAGCAGCCGTTCGGCTTCCGCCAGCGTCAACCAGCGTATCCGGCGCGACACGATCTTCGTCTTTTTCGTCTTTGGCACCCGGTCAAGCCACTCCCATTCCAGCGCCGCGTTCAGCACGGCCTTGAGTACACCCGTCACGCGATTGACCGTCCCCGCACTGACGTTGCGCCCGAGCTTCTTCTGACCGTTGCGCGTCTGGATGACCCGCGGCTCCATCCGCTTGATATGCGCAATGGCGTCGATGCGGTTGCGGTCGATCTCCGCCAGCTGGACGCCGGACAGGTGCTGATCGAGCCACCGCAGGTGCGTCTTGCTGGTTTCCAGACTGGCGATGCCTTCGCGTTCGGCGACGTAGCGCACGACCGCATCATTCCAGGTGTAGCGCGGCTTGTGACCGAGCCTGGCCTGATTCCACAGATCCACCTTCAGGCGGTCGTAGAACTCCTGCGCCTGCTCCCTGTTGCTGGTGCCAGTGCTGCCTTGTAGGACTGGACCGCCATCCGGCGGGGAAAGCCGGTAATACCAGTTGGGGCTTCTACTTCGTTTATAGAGCGACATTTTTCTAAATTCTCCTGCTGATCCCATTTGCTGTTGTCTTGTCGCCATTCAGGATCAGATATCGTTGCATAGTTTGAGCTGCCGGTTTTACCAATGACTGCGCGGGGCATCATGCTGGTAATCGAGCGATGTCCCGTTTTTGCATCCAGGCTTCGATTGGTGATTTGCCCACACGCGCGTAGCGAATCCGAGACAATCTGTCTGAATGGACAGTGCAGAGTGAGCGTGCGTGGCTCTATGAGCGGCCGTCGGTCGGAAGCATCAGGCACGGCTATCTAATCCTGGGCGATCGGGCTCAGCGCGGGCGACACCGGTGTCGAGAAAAACAGCCGCGCGTGATTGGGAAACGCCATGACCGATTGTTGGTCGGAGCACCATGCCTCTCGCGAAAAAAGCAATACAGAAATAAGGAAGCCGAGCCGTGCCGCTCTGCGCATGTTCAGTATGCTCACCTTCACGCCGGCAAACGGATTAGCCAGCACATAGTGCTGCTCGATCAGCCAACGAAACGGGGCGCGAAGATCGACAGCGCATGCGCCACGGAACGAAGAAAAGCTGCCGTTAAACGGTCGCCTGTCAGGCGCGGTGCGTGGCTGCACCGGTGCGCGAACGCGGTGAAGGTGCCGCACGAACACGATACGCGATCGCCGCCGTGAGGGACGACAGCGCCCGGCCACGCTTCAGGATAGCCCAGAGAATCAGCCGCTCGGCCTTCTTGCGATAGGTGTGCGGCCTGGCGAGTGACAGATTCAGCACGGTCTACGGTTCGGTTCGAGAAATGAAATACTACTTGCACTTTGTCTCATTGCACTTGAAGAAGGATTTCACGGCGCTCGCGGTCTTGTAGGGAAACAAAGTTTGCTCTCCCTCCTGATAGCCATCC contains:
- a CDS encoding c-type cytochrome, with translation MSEAPHGAPIKTPGQLIAAIIASFAVPIVIIVLLVAYVDNSTRTGAGTDSLSEAEVTARIKPFAQVDIRDANAPRVYKTGEEVYKAVCSACHASGAAGAPKFTNTADWAPRISQGFDTLWHTALAGKGAMPPRGGTSPDDYSDFEIARAVVYMANNSGASFPEPAQPAAGAPAAASGAAAAAAPAGASDVGAAQAAAAMAAMASVPQAAAPAAGAQSADASQAGKALYTQVCQACHAAGVLNAPKFGDKDAWAPRLKDPIDTVYNYALHGKGAMPPKGGSNASDADVKAAVDYMVSAVK
- a CDS encoding site-specific integrase; the encoded protein is MSLYKRSRSPNWYYRLSPPDGGPVLQGSTGTSNREQAQEFYDRLKVDLWNQARLGHKPRYTWNDAVVRYVAEREGIASLETSKTHLRWLDQHLSGVQLAEIDRNRIDAIAHIKRMEPRVIQTRNGQKKLGRNVSAGTVNRVTGVLKAVLNAALEWEWLDRVPKTKKTKIVSRRIRWLTLAEAERLLAELPVHLADMAQFSLETGLRRSNVTGLQWSQVDLVRRVAWIHPDQAKARKAITVPLSDTAIAVLRRQRAKKRKPECVESVFVYHGKPVYQTVTAAWREACKRAGIRDFRWHDLRHTWASWHVQRGTPLQVLKELGGWETLEMVQRYAHLSADHLARWVQPHTQVVDLQAVAG